A single window of Culicoides brevitarsis isolate CSIRO-B50_1 chromosome 3, AGI_CSIRO_Cbre_v1, whole genome shotgun sequence DNA harbors:
- the LOC134836121 gene encoding phosphomevalonate kinase produces the protein MTENIKLILLFSGKRKCGKDFLTAKLMERYQNRAQIIRISEPIKTAWAEKLNLDIKELLSDGPYKEQYRKEMIIWSDEIRKKDPGFFCREAMKKAAAEMIVVSDIRRKTDIKWFQETFGKEKLKCIRIYADDAVREARGWKFEPGVDDVESECDLDDFFLWDMMCDNGDVTQTNTVVTQLCDFIDKELS, from the exons ATGACAGAAAACATCAAACTCATCCTCTTATTCAGCGGAAAACGAAAATGCGGCAAAGATTTCCTCACAGCTAAACTCATGGAACG ctacCAAAATCGAGCACAAATAATTCGAATCTCCGAACCCATCAAGACTGCATGGGCTGAAAAACTGAATCTCGATATAAAAGAATTACTCAGTGATGGTCCCTATAAGGAGCAATATCGAAAAGAGATGATCATCTGGAGTGACGAGATCCGAAAAAAAGATCCGGGATTCTTTTGTCGTGAAGCGATGAAGAAAGCTGCAGCTGAGATGATTGTTGTTAGCGATATCAGGCGAAAAACTGATATTAAATGGTTTCAAGAGACTTTTGGGAAGGAAAAGTTGAAATGTATTCGAATTTACGCCGATGATGCTGTTAGAGAAGCAAGAGGATGGAAATTTGAGCCAGGAGTGGATGATGTCGAGTCAGAATGCGACTtggatgacttttttttgtgggacATGATGTGCGATAATGGCGATGTGACCCAAACTAACACTGTGGTGACCCAATTATGCGACTTTATTGACAAAGAGCTTTCATGA
- the LOC134836119 gene encoding interferon-related developmental regulator 2 codes for MPKHKKKNPVQSHNQASTNGYGSDDDSMFDNESVFSYQSEGPASTDGTEDVDSNEKYEDSLSQALDNAMEKSAQVRTSALQAVCEILMQRYLPDYVDDRKITIMDLVEKSVKRGKGLEQAWAARLAALLVIQVGNDEEIIKTLTPVLRTAALDPSVGYDARAKCCMSLGLLNFLGNDDLGAVLELMKNFETIFAASYLKGDNSASSANADAASLHAAALSSWGLLLTLLPPSDVANMVEKPGNFPSIKNLLGLLHSAHLDVRVNAGELFALLYETGRAHDEDFLDDYLPELIDVTKKLATDSHKYRAKRDRKTQRATFRDVMHYIEEDTSPEINVRFGRESVCLDSWALHHQYTSFCNVMGPGINNHLVENEFVRDVMQLGARLTELEGLQKLTKAEKRFYNAESFKARTKARNKNRDKRSAVVN; via the exons atgccgaaacacaagaaaaagaaTCCAG ttcaatCGCACAATCAAGCCTCCACGAACGGCTATGGATCGGATGATGACTCCATGTTCGACAACGAGAGCGTTTTCTCGTACCAATCTGAGGGTCCTGCCTCCACGGATGGCACGGAAGATGTCGATTCCAATGAAAAATACGAAGACAGCTTATCCCAAGCGCTCGACAATGCAATGGAAAAATCAGCACAAGTTCGTACCTCAGCATTGCAGGCCGTTTGTGAAATCCTCATGCAACGTTATCTGCCCGACTATGTCGACGATCGTAAAATCACGATAATggatttggttgaaaagtccGTGAAACGCGGAAAGGGACTCGAACAAGCTTGGGCTGCGCGTTTGGCTGCCTTGTTGGTCATCCAAGTAGGCAATGACgaggaaataattaaaactttgacGCCTGTGCTCCGAACAGCAGCTTTGGATCCATCTGTTGGCTACGATGCGAGAGCCAAG tGTTGCATGTCACTCGGCTTGTTAAACTTTTTAGGAAATGACGATCTCGGCGCAGTACTTGAActaatgaaaaactttgaaacCATCTTCGCTGCCAGTTATCTCAAGGGTGACAATTCCGCAAGTTCAGCAAATGCGGATGCCGCTTCGTTACATGCCGCTGCCCTCTCATCATGGGGCTTATTGTTGACTCTTTTGCCGCCATCTGACGTCGCCAATATGGTTGAAAAGCCGGGAAATTTCCCATCGATCAAAAATCTCCTCGGACTCTTGCATTCGGCACATTTGGATGTTCGCGTAAATGCGGGCGAACTTTTCGCTTTGCTTTACGAGACGGGACGAGCTCATGACGAGGACTTTTTGGACGATTATTTGCCCGAACTCATCGATGTGACGAAGAAACTCGCTACGGATTCGCACAAATATCGCGCAAAACGTGATCGAAAGACGCAACGTGCGACTTTTAGAGACGTCATGCATTACATTGAGGAAGATACGTCGCCGGAAATTAACGTAAGGTTCGGCAGAGAAAGTGTTTGTTTGGATTCGTGGGCTTTGCATCATCAGTACACGTCATTTTGCAACGTTATGGGTCCCGGCATCAACAATCATCTGGTCGAGAATGAATTTGTGCGCGATGTGATGCAACTTGGCGCGAGACTTACGGAGCTGGAAGGtttgcaaaaattgacaaaagctGAAAAGCGATTCTATAATGCGGAAAGCTTCAAGGCACGCACCAAAGCACGTAACAAGAACCGAGATAAACGATCGGCGGtcgttaattaa
- the LOC134836120 gene encoding DDB1- and CUL4-associated factor 7-like encodes MATTPKQRKQIYKYNAPWDLYSMNWSLRPDKRFRLALGSFMEEYSNKVQIVSLDEETSEFTAKGTFEHPYPTTKIMFIPDTKGIFPDLLATSGDYLRVWRSTTNNDSDIRLEVVLNNNKNSDFCAPLTSFDWNEVDHNLIGTCSIDTTCTIWNLEMGQAIGRVNAVAGHVRTQLIAHDKEVYDIAFSRAGGGRDMFASVGADGSVRMFDLRHLEHSTIIYEDPQHTPLLRLSWNKQDPNYLATISMNSSEVIIIDVRVPCTPVARLTNHKAPVNGIAWAPHSSCHICTAGDDHQALIWDIQQMPRSIEDPILAYTAAEGEVNQIQWGALQPDWIAICYNKSCEILRV; translated from the exons atggcAACGACACCGAAACAAAGGAAgcaaatttacaaatataaCGCTCCATGGGATCTTTACAGCATGAATTG gagttTGCGTCCTGATAAGAGATTCAGATTAGCTCTTGGTTCGTTCATGGAGGAGTACAGCAATAAGGTGCAAATTGTGAGTTTGGACGAGGAAACGAGCGAATTCACGGCAAAGGGAACGTTCGAACATCCGTATCCAACGACAAAAATCATGTTCATTCCCGACACAAAAGGCATTTTTCCGGATTTATTGGCGACAAGCGGTGATTATTTGCGTGTTTGGCGCAGTACGACAAACAACGATTCCGATATTCGTTTGGAAGTTGTcttgaacaacaacaaaaacagcgATTTTTGTGCGCCGCTCACGAGTTTCGACTGGAATGAGGTCGATCACAATTTAATCGGGACCTGTTCAATCGATACAACTTGTACGATCTGGAACTTAGAAATGGGACAAGCAATCGGGCGAGTAAATGCTGTTGCTGGGCATGTTCGAACGCAACTTATTGCGCACGACAAGGAAGTTTATGACATTGCATTTTCCCGCGCGGGCGGAGGTCGAGATATGTTTGCGAGTGTCGGCGCCGATGGATCCGTGCGAATGTTCGATTTGCGTCATTTGGAGCATTCGACGATAATTTACGAAGATCCGCAACATACGCCGCTCCTGAGACTTTCGTGGAACAAACAAGATCCAAATTACTTGGCAACAATTTCCATGAACTCGTCTGAAGTGATAATCATCGATGTTCGTGTCCCATGTACGCCCGTGGCGCGATTAACGAATCACAAGGCGCCCGTTAATGGAATTGCTTGGGCGCCGCATAGCTCGTGTCACATTTGTACGGCAGGCGACGATCATCAGGCACTGATTTGGGATATTCAGCAAATGCCGCGCAGTATTGAGGACCCGATTTTGGCGTATACCGCAGCGGAAGGCGAAGTTAATCAGATTCAATGGGGAGCGCTGCAGCCAGACTGGATTGCGATTTGTTACAACAAGTCGTGCGAGATATtaagagtttaa
- the LOC134834509 gene encoding phospholipid-transporting ATPase IF, giving the protein MKMRRWRSLGNRVATFSENLNIKIGVGLNEKKPKHVWTNKIKSNKYSAITFIPQNLLEQFRRIANFYFLCMSVISLSIDSPVSPLTSIAPLFFVISVTMVKQGYEDYLRYRTDRIVNHSLVTVIRDSQMLDIRCEAVRQGDLVRVPRDCDVPCDLVLVKSSDASKKCNITTANLDGETNLKTLMVPKGLPDLEIKDLQMLGSIECEQPQTDLYSFKGKVEIDSAVTNIAAIGDSIDHLDASTVPLMAENLLLRGSKVRNTEWVIGVAVYTGQNTKLALNSRITRNKMSSSEVWINRYLVFFLCLLIANVTVCYLLKRYYDENKSAHNVYLGESVYKTQNIVRQVLQDYFSFLIVFNYIIPISLYVTIEMQKFLGSFFMEWDFDLYDEETDQPFIVNTSDLNEELGQINILFSDKTGTLTKNIMVFQQCSVNGRKFRQTGRGLQEEGKPYSLKLNETSKTCFDFFEALALCHTVQVAGKIEVEGVPDGIENKFLNHEEESDNDVAQETDSSRSSVKYTFIDRPEEPQQRQTMIENGVDFTHVQPIRPMTFIESDNRKYIMRVNLLKAKSASLKRTFSDSPDASQYQQSVLRTHRRTQSDAPTVELSSDLEGVTLRRNGAGLRRNYSDRTKTREYYGAESYTTNDLVERRYTTLRVKQYVSLIDQLDYQASSPDEKALVEACGKLGLIYTGDNNDIIQLKLSVDCLKKRRPDSHEIALFKRLHVLEFTSDRKRMSVVVQDKNRQLWLYTKGAESHVLPLCTGTPDASLIQKTQTHIDEFAKEGLRTLAVARRKLTKEEYQQFNKDLMDANNSLTDRAKLVEACQSKFETGLELLGATAVEDALQDDVKDTLVSLREAKIKVWVLTGDKIETALNIAYSCGHIPDNAVQYHITACSDSNEIVSHFQYFAQELKRSKDLPVALLIDGVSLQAALDYAPELFRDLSIQCHAVLCCRLSPLQKCEVVKLMKTEKSKPICASIGDGANDVSMIQEAHVGIGIVGKEGRQAARCSDYAIAKFSYIKKMFLVHGHYFSHRLAYMALYFFYKNLVFMGILLYFQSDSMYSTQSIYDSVFLTLYNVIYTAMPVLILALTDKTHPEQKLLDNPILYLETIGNKKFKWPNFCEWMLLGVFHSLVIYYLTYYLWLQDPILLATEHPPPLYGFGTQMMHNVVVVVNLKILLEAEYKTYVFIISVVLSILGFILTTIIYNYLPINYDGDMFHVYNRLLGAPSFWLLSLLIIVASLMPDYSIQAFKAFGCRMKNIFPGNGSQFIPEKLKLRFASNGNNNNDNSFNNYNNGNAERVHTTRL; this is encoded by the exons ATGAAGATGCGACGATGGAGAAGTCTG GGCAATCGCGTGGCAACCTTCAGCGAAAACCTAAACATCAAAATCGGCGTCggtttgaacgaaaaaaagccAAAACATGTCTGGACCAACAAAATCAAATCCAACAAATATTCCGCCATCACTTTCATCCCGCAAAATTTACTCGAGCAATTTCGTCGCATCGCCAACTTTTACTTCCTCTGCATGTCCGTGATCTCGCTGAGTATCGATTCTCCCGTTTCACCCTTGACATCCATCGCGCCGTTGTTCTTCGTCATTTCCGTAACGATGGTCAAACAAGGATACGAAGACTATTTGCGTTACCGCACAGATCGCATCGTCAACCATTCCCTCGTAACTGTGATTCGCGACTCGCAGATGCTCGATATTCGATGCGAAGCGGTGCGACAAGGAGATCTCGTGCGAGTTCCTCGCGATTGTGACGTGCCGTGTGACTTGGTGCTCGTTAAAAGTTCCGATGCATCGAAAAAGTGCAATATAACGACCGCGAATTTGGATGGCGAGACAAATTTGAAGACTTTGATGGTGCCAAAAGGACTTCCCGACTTGGAAATTAAGGATTTGCAGATGTTGGGATCGATTGAATGCGAACAACCGCAAACGGATTTGTACTCTTTCAAGggaaaagttgaaattgaCTCGGCTGTGACGAATATCGCGGCAATTGGAGACAGTATTGATCACTTGGATGCCTCGACGGTACCTTTAATGGCGGAAAATCTCTTGTTAAGAGGCTCCAAAGTACGAAATACCGAATGGGTCATCGGAGTAGCAGTTTATACGggtcaaaatacaaaattagcaCTCAATAGTCGCATCACCCGAAACAAAATGTCATCCAGTGAGGTGTGGATTAATCGATATTTGGTCTTTTTCTTGTGTCTTTTGATCGCAAATGTCACCGTTTGTTACTTGCTCAAAAGATATTACGACGAAAATAAAAGCGCGCACAACGTTTACTTGGGAGAAAGTGTCTACAAAACGCAAAATATCGTCAGACAAGTGTTGCAAGATTATTTTTCGTTCCTCATTGTGTTCAACTACATCATTCCGATCTCCTTGTATGTCACAATTGAGATGCAAAAGTTCCTTGGGTCGTTTTTCATGGAGTGGGACTTCGATTTGTACGATGAGGAAACCGATCAACCGTTTATTGTGAACACTTCGGACTTGAATGAGGAGCTTGggcagataaatattttattttccgaCAAAACGGGCACTTTGACGAAGAATATAATGGTTTTTCAACAATGTTCGGTGAATGGAAGGAAATTCCGGCAAACAGGACGAGGCTTGCAGGAGGAGGGGAAACCTTATTCgctgaaattgaatgaaacgTCG aAAACCTGTTTTGACTTCTTCGAAGCCCTTGCCTTATGTCACACAGTTCAAGTCGCCGGCAAAATCGAAGTTGAAGGTGTTCCTGATGGCATTGAGAACAAATTCTTGAATCACGAGGAAGAAAGTGACAACGATGTCGCACAGGAAACCGACTCGAGTAGGTCTTCCGTCAAATATACCTTCATAG ATCGTCCCGAAGAGCCTCAACAACGTCAAACCATGATCGAAAATGGAGTTGATTTCACGCACGTTCAACCAATTCGACCCATGACATTCATCGAAAGTGACAATCGGAAGTACATTATGCGAGTAAATCTCCTGAAAGCAAAGTCAGCTTCGTTAAAACGAACTTTTAGCGATTCGCCGGATGCTTCGCAGTATCAACAATCCGTTTTGAGAACGCATCGCAGGACGCAATCCGATGCGCCAACAGTTGAGTTGAGTAGCGATTTGGAAGGAGTGACGTTGAGACGAAATGGAGCAGGATTGAGGAGAAATTATTCGGATCGGACAAAGACGAGAGAGTATTATGGAGCAGAAAGTTATACGACGAATGATTTGGTTGAACGGCGATATACGACGTTGAGGGTTAAGCAATATGTGTCGTTGATCGA tcaatTGGATTATCAAGCATCAAGTCCTGATGAAAAAGCTCTCGTTGAAGCGTGTGGAAAGCTTGGTTTGATTTACACAGGAGACAATAATGACATTATTCAACTGAAATTATCGGTTGATTGTTTAAAg aaACGTCGTCCCGATAGTCACGAAATTGCTCTCTTCAAACGTCTCCATGTGCTGGAATTCACTTCAGACCGAAAACGGATGAGTGTCGTTGTGCAAGACAAAAATCGCCAACTTTGGCTTTACACAAAAGGAGCAGAAAGTCACGTTTTGCCGTTATGTACAGGAACTCCAGATGCCAGTTTAATTCAAAAGACTCAAACACACATTGATGAATTTGCCAAAGAAGGATTACGAACATTGGCAGTTGCTCGACGAAAACTCACAAAGGAGGAATATCAACAATTTAACAAAG ATTTAATGGATGCGAACAACTCTCTGACGGACCGTGCAAAACTCGTCGAGGCATGTCAGAGCAAATTTGAGACTGGATTGGAGCTTCTTGGAGCAACTGCGGTTGAAGATGCGCTACAAGATGACGTCAAAGATACTTtag tgagtCTCCGTGAAGCTAAAATCAAAGTTTGGGTCCTTACGGGCGATAAAATCGAAACTGCCTTAAATATCGCTTACAGTTGCGGCCATATACCTGACAACGCGGTGCAATATCACATCACCGCATGTTCCGACAGCAACGAAATCGTCTCACATTTCCAATATTTCGCGCAGGAACTCAAACGAAGCAAGGATTTGCCCGTTGCTTTGCTAATTGATGGCGTTAGTTTGCAAGCAGCACTCGATTATGCGCCCGAATTGTTCCGCGATTTGTCGATTCAGTGTCATGCGGTGCTCTGTTGTCGCTTAAGCCCCTTGCAAAAGTGCGAAGttgtgaaattaatgaaaacggAAAAGTCGAAACCGATTTGCGCGAGCATTGGAGATGGAGCGAACGACGTTTCGATGATCCAAGAAGCGCATGTCGGCATTGGGATTGTCGGAAAGGAAGGAAGACAGGCAGCAAGATGCTCGGATTATGCGATCGCCAAATTTTCGTACATTAAAAAGATGTTTTTGGTGCACGGGCATTACTTTTCGCATCGACTTGCGTACATGGCGTTGtactttttctacaaaaatttggtttttatgggaattttg ttatatttCCAATCGGACTCGATGTACTCGACACAATCCATTTACGATTCGGTATTTTTGACCTTGTACAATGTCATTTACACCGCAATGCCCGTGCTGATCTTAGCTTTGACCGATAAAACGCATCCCGAGCAAAAGTTACTCGATAATCCGATTTTGTATCTCGAGACAATCggcaataaaaagtttaaatggcccaatttttgtgaatggaTGTTACTTGGGGTCTTTCATTCGcttgtaatttattatttgacgtACTATTTGTGGTTGCAAGACCCAATTTTGCTGGCGACGGAACATCCTCCGCCCTTGTATGGGTTTGGGACGCAAATGATGCACAACGTTGTAGTTGTcgtcaatttgaaaattcttctgGAAGCTGAATACAAAACATATGTCTTCATTATTTCAGTTGTGCTCTCGATTTTGGGTTTTATTTTGACAACTATCATTTACAATTATCTACCAAT aaattacgACGGTGACATGTTCCATGTGTACAATCGTTTACTCGGCGCCCCAAGTTTTTGGCTGCTATCCTTGTTGATCATTGTCGCAAGTTTGATGCCAGACTACTCGATTCAAGCATTCAAGGCGTTCGGATGTCGGATGAAGAACATTTTTCCGGGAAATGGCTCGCAATTCATTCCGGAAAAGCTAAAGTTGCGTTTTGCGAGTAacggaaataataataatgacaatagttttaataattacaaCAATGGAAATGCGGAAAGGGTTCATACGACGCGATTATGA
- the LOC134833489 gene encoding SERPINE1 mRNA-binding protein 1-like isoform X3, with product MENSYGIGITNRYDLFYLDDDEQDPFEQLKQKKAKSAANAVAAVNAAPNATAVKKAPAAVINTNVKSNVNNNNKTAEKENKISASNKSNQNNEKTGSGNKGGNAQRPKGIKETGNLKTLDNRGPRDDKDKNANPKNFDRPQNKEDRNNRRNRDGQNGPVGEFNREDRPRRQGGQGRDGGDKPRFDRRGKREFDSRQSGSDKTGVKAVDKRDGGGAHNWGSHKQDLDDLNKGTEYLTDGEKNDSAVEETKEGDAAADGEAKPVEEEVKEMTLDEWKAQRAATRAKPQYNLRKAGEGEDNAQWKKMVPLDKKKACESEESDTDKNNANQHGAGKGEKKKVLDIDFHFNDSRRSGGGLGRPRRGGKREFGDKPRFDGPRDGPREGQRDGPKPEGGNERAGGENRGPRGPRRNERREREDRRGPTAPKVDDERDFPSLG from the exons ATGGAAAATTCCTACGGCATTGGAATTACTAATAG GTACGACCTATTCTATCTGGACGACGATGAGCAGGATCCGTTCGAGcaattgaaacaaaagaagGCGAAGAGTGCCGCAAACGCCGTGGCTGCCGTGAATGCTGCCCCGAATGCGACGGCAGTGAAGAAGGCTCCCGCCGCGGTCATCAATACGAATGTCAAGTCAAatgtaaataacaacaacaagacgGCGGAGAAGGAGAACAAAATTTCGGCCTCGAACAAGAGTAACCAGAACAACGAAAAAACCGGATCAGGCAACAAAGGCGGCAATGCTCAACGTCCCAAGGGAATTAAGGAAACTGGCAACTTGAAGACTTTGGACAATCGCGGACCTCGTGACG ATAAGGACAAAAATGCAAATCCCAAGAACTTTGACCGTCCACAAAACAAGGAAGATCGGAACAATAGGCGCAATCGTGACGGACAAAATGGACCAGTTGGCGAATTCAATCGCGAAGATCGACCAAGAAGGCAAGGCGGACAAGGACGAGATGGCGGCGACAAACCTCGTTTCGATCGTCGTGGCAAACGGGAATTCGATAG TAGGCAATCGGGCTCAGACAAAACTGGCGTAAAGGCTGTTGACAAGCGCGATGGCGGCGGTGCACACAACTGGGGCTCACACAAGCAGGACTTGGATGACTTGAACAAAGGTACGGAATACTTAACTGATGGCGAAAAGAACGATTCTGCCGTGGAGGAAACGAAGGAGGGCGATGCTGCTGCCGATGGCGAAGCCAAACCCGTCGAGGAAGAGGTTAAGGAAATGACTTTGGACGAATGGAAAGCACAACGGGCTGCAACGCGTGCCAAGCCACAATACAACTTACGGAAAGCCGGCGAGGGAGAAGATAATGCACAATGGAAGAAGATGGTTCCTTTGGACAAGAAAAAGGCAT GCGAATCTGAGGAATCCGACACGGACAAGAACAACGCAAACCAACATGGCGCTGGAAAGGGCGAAAAGAAAAAGGTACTCGACATTGATTTCCACTTCAACGATAGTCGTCGTTCGGGCGGCGGCTTAGGTCGTCCTCGTCGCGGCGGAAAACGCGAATTTGGCGATAAACCACGATTCGATGGGCCCCGTGACGGACCACGTGAAGGACAACGCGACGGACCAAAACCCGAAGGCGGTAACGAACGTGCTGGCGGCGAAAATCGAGGACCCCGTGGACCTCGTCGGAATGAGCGAAGA GAACGCGAAGATCGCCGTGGCCCAACTGCGCCAAAGGTCGATGATGAACGTGACTTCCCATCTCTTggctaa
- the LOC134833489 gene encoding SERPINE1 mRNA-binding protein 1-like isoform X2, translating to MENSYGIGITNRYDLFYLDDDEQDPFEQLKQKKAKSAANAVAAVNAAPNATAVKKAPAAVINTNVKSNVNNNNKTAEKENKISASNKSNQNNEKTGSGNKGGNAQRPKGIKETGNLKTLDNRGPRDDKDKNANPKNFDRPQNKEDRNNRRNRDGQNGPVGEFNREDRPRRQGGQGRDGGDKPRFDRRGKREFDRQSGSDKTGVKAVDKRDGGGAHNWGSHKQDLDDLNKGTEYLTDGEKNDSAVEETKEGDAAADGEAKPVEEEVKEMTLDEWKAQRAATRAKPQYNLRKAGEGEDNAQWKKMVPLDKKKACESEESDTDKNNANQHGAGKGEKKKVLDIDFHFNDSRRSGGGLGRPRRGGKREFGDKPRFDGPRDGPREGQRDGPKPEGGNERAGGENRGPRGPRRNERRQEREDRRGPTAPKVDDERDFPSLG from the exons ATGGAAAATTCCTACGGCATTGGAATTACTAATAG GTACGACCTATTCTATCTGGACGACGATGAGCAGGATCCGTTCGAGcaattgaaacaaaagaagGCGAAGAGTGCCGCAAACGCCGTGGCTGCCGTGAATGCTGCCCCGAATGCGACGGCAGTGAAGAAGGCTCCCGCCGCGGTCATCAATACGAATGTCAAGTCAAatgtaaataacaacaacaagacgGCGGAGAAGGAGAACAAAATTTCGGCCTCGAACAAGAGTAACCAGAACAACGAAAAAACCGGATCAGGCAACAAAGGCGGCAATGCTCAACGTCCCAAGGGAATTAAGGAAACTGGCAACTTGAAGACTTTGGACAATCGCGGACCTCGTGACG ATAAGGACAAAAATGCAAATCCCAAGAACTTTGACCGTCCACAAAACAAGGAAGATCGGAACAATAGGCGCAATCGTGACGGACAAAATGGACCAGTTGGCGAATTCAATCGCGAAGATCGACCAAGAAGGCAAGGCGGACAAGGACGAGATGGCGGCGACAAACCTCGTTTCGATCGTCGTGGCAAACGGGAATTCGATAG GCAATCGGGCTCAGACAAAACTGGCGTAAAGGCTGTTGACAAGCGCGATGGCGGCGGTGCACACAACTGGGGCTCACACAAGCAGGACTTGGATGACTTGAACAAAGGTACGGAATACTTAACTGATGGCGAAAAGAACGATTCTGCCGTGGAGGAAACGAAGGAGGGCGATGCTGCTGCCGATGGCGAAGCCAAACCCGTCGAGGAAGAGGTTAAGGAAATGACTTTGGACGAATGGAAAGCACAACGGGCTGCAACGCGTGCCAAGCCACAATACAACTTACGGAAAGCCGGCGAGGGAGAAGATAATGCACAATGGAAGAAGATGGTTCCTTTGGACAAGAAAAAGGCAT GCGAATCTGAGGAATCCGACACGGACAAGAACAACGCAAACCAACATGGCGCTGGAAAGGGCGAAAAGAAAAAGGTACTCGACATTGATTTCCACTTCAACGATAGTCGTCGTTCGGGCGGCGGCTTAGGTCGTCCTCGTCGCGGCGGAAAACGCGAATTTGGCGATAAACCACGATTCGATGGGCCCCGTGACGGACCACGTGAAGGACAACGCGACGGACCAAAACCCGAAGGCGGTAACGAACGTGCTGGCGGCGAAAATCGAGGACCCCGTGGACCTCGTCGGAATGAGCGAAGA cagGAACGCGAAGATCGCCGTGGCCCAACTGCGCCAAAGGTCGATGATGAACGTGACTTCCCATCTCTTggctaa
- the LOC134833489 gene encoding SERPINE1 mRNA-binding protein 1-like isoform X1, with translation MENSYGIGITNRYDLFYLDDDEQDPFEQLKQKKAKSAANAVAAVNAAPNATAVKKAPAAVINTNVKSNVNNNNKTAEKENKISASNKSNQNNEKTGSGNKGGNAQRPKGIKETGNLKTLDNRGPRDDKDKNANPKNFDRPQNKEDRNNRRNRDGQNGPVGEFNREDRPRRQGGQGRDGGDKPRFDRRGKREFDSRQSGSDKTGVKAVDKRDGGGAHNWGSHKQDLDDLNKGTEYLTDGEKNDSAVEETKEGDAAADGEAKPVEEEVKEMTLDEWKAQRAATRAKPQYNLRKAGEGEDNAQWKKMVPLDKKKACESEESDTDKNNANQHGAGKGEKKKVLDIDFHFNDSRRSGGGLGRPRRGGKREFGDKPRFDGPRDGPREGQRDGPKPEGGNERAGGENRGPRGPRRNERRQEREDRRGPTAPKVDDERDFPSLG, from the exons ATGGAAAATTCCTACGGCATTGGAATTACTAATAG GTACGACCTATTCTATCTGGACGACGATGAGCAGGATCCGTTCGAGcaattgaaacaaaagaagGCGAAGAGTGCCGCAAACGCCGTGGCTGCCGTGAATGCTGCCCCGAATGCGACGGCAGTGAAGAAGGCTCCCGCCGCGGTCATCAATACGAATGTCAAGTCAAatgtaaataacaacaacaagacgGCGGAGAAGGAGAACAAAATTTCGGCCTCGAACAAGAGTAACCAGAACAACGAAAAAACCGGATCAGGCAACAAAGGCGGCAATGCTCAACGTCCCAAGGGAATTAAGGAAACTGGCAACTTGAAGACTTTGGACAATCGCGGACCTCGTGACG ATAAGGACAAAAATGCAAATCCCAAGAACTTTGACCGTCCACAAAACAAGGAAGATCGGAACAATAGGCGCAATCGTGACGGACAAAATGGACCAGTTGGCGAATTCAATCGCGAAGATCGACCAAGAAGGCAAGGCGGACAAGGACGAGATGGCGGCGACAAACCTCGTTTCGATCGTCGTGGCAAACGGGAATTCGATAG TAGGCAATCGGGCTCAGACAAAACTGGCGTAAAGGCTGTTGACAAGCGCGATGGCGGCGGTGCACACAACTGGGGCTCACACAAGCAGGACTTGGATGACTTGAACAAAGGTACGGAATACTTAACTGATGGCGAAAAGAACGATTCTGCCGTGGAGGAAACGAAGGAGGGCGATGCTGCTGCCGATGGCGAAGCCAAACCCGTCGAGGAAGAGGTTAAGGAAATGACTTTGGACGAATGGAAAGCACAACGGGCTGCAACGCGTGCCAAGCCACAATACAACTTACGGAAAGCCGGCGAGGGAGAAGATAATGCACAATGGAAGAAGATGGTTCCTTTGGACAAGAAAAAGGCAT GCGAATCTGAGGAATCCGACACGGACAAGAACAACGCAAACCAACATGGCGCTGGAAAGGGCGAAAAGAAAAAGGTACTCGACATTGATTTCCACTTCAACGATAGTCGTCGTTCGGGCGGCGGCTTAGGTCGTCCTCGTCGCGGCGGAAAACGCGAATTTGGCGATAAACCACGATTCGATGGGCCCCGTGACGGACCACGTGAAGGACAACGCGACGGACCAAAACCCGAAGGCGGTAACGAACGTGCTGGCGGCGAAAATCGAGGACCCCGTGGACCTCGTCGGAATGAGCGAAGA cagGAACGCGAAGATCGCCGTGGCCCAACTGCGCCAAAGGTCGATGATGAACGTGACTTCCCATCTCTTggctaa